The proteins below come from a single Sorghum bicolor cultivar BTx623 chromosome 4, Sorghum_bicolor_NCBIv3, whole genome shotgun sequence genomic window:
- the LOC110434318 gene encoding uncharacterized protein LOC110434318 isoform X1: MPSRSKELCVSSSRCWMKRRWEEKASSVSCRARASDRPDLFSPVLVAMDWQECTLQILEDKPDLSRWTLKYEVLGWDVEFSWLARNMTPIKNQKTNWQSLQGLPNRFPHGRCHKD; the protein is encoded by the exons ATGCCATCGCGGAGCAAGGAGCTGTGCGTCAGCAGCAGCCGGTGCTGGATGAAGCGAAGATGGGAGGAGAAGGCGAGCAGCGTCAGCTGCAGGGCAAGAGCAAGCGACAGGCCTGACTTGTTCTCACCTGTGCTTGTAGCCATGGACTGGCAGGAGTGCAC TTTACAAATCCTTGAAGATAAACCTGATCTTTCACGGTGGACTCTGAAGTACGAGGTCCTTGGGTGGGATGTAGAATTTTCTTGGCTTGCACGTAACATGACA CCTATTAAAAACCAGAAAACCAATTGGCAATCTCTCCAAGGTCTTCCTAATAG GTTCCCCCACGGACGATGTCATAAAGATTAA
- the LOC110434318 gene encoding uncharacterized protein LOC110434318 isoform X5 codes for MPSRSKELCVSSSRCWMKRRWEEKASSVSCRARASDRPDLFSPVLVAMDWQECTLQILEDKPDLSRWTLKYEVLGWDVEFSWLARNMTVPPRTMS; via the exons ATGCCATCGCGGAGCAAGGAGCTGTGCGTCAGCAGCAGCCGGTGCTGGATGAAGCGAAGATGGGAGGAGAAGGCGAGCAGCGTCAGCTGCAGGGCAAGAGCAAGCGACAGGCCTGACTTGTTCTCACCTGTGCTTGTAGCCATGGACTGGCAGGAGTGCAC TTTACAAATCCTTGAAGATAAACCTGATCTTTCACGGTGGACTCTGAAGTACGAGGTCCTTGGGTGGGATGTAGAATTTTCTTGGCTTGCACGTAACATGACA GTTCCCCCACGGACGATGTCATAA
- the LOC110434318 gene encoding uncharacterized protein LOC110434318 isoform X4, which produces MPSRSKELCVSSSRCWMKRRWEEKASSVSCRARASDRPDLFSPVLVAMDWQECTLQILEDKPDLSRWTLKYEVLGWDVEFSWLARNMTKTNWQSLQGLPNRN; this is translated from the exons ATGCCATCGCGGAGCAAGGAGCTGTGCGTCAGCAGCAGCCGGTGCTGGATGAAGCGAAGATGGGAGGAGAAGGCGAGCAGCGTCAGCTGCAGGGCAAGAGCAAGCGACAGGCCTGACTTGTTCTCACCTGTGCTTGTAGCCATGGACTGGCAGGAGTGCAC TTTACAAATCCTTGAAGATAAACCTGATCTTTCACGGTGGACTCTGAAGTACGAGGTCCTTGGGTGGGATGTAGAATTTTCTTGGCTTGCACGTAACATGACA AAAACCAATTGGCAATCTCTCCAAGGTCTTCCTAATAG gaaCTAA
- the LOC110434318 gene encoding uncharacterized protein LOC110434318 isoform X2, with product MPSRSKELCVSSSRCWMKRRWEEKASSVSCRARASDRPDLFSPVLVAMDWQECTLQILEDKPDLSRWTLKYEVLGWDVEFSWLARNMTKTNWQSLQGLPNRFPHGRCHKD from the exons ATGCCATCGCGGAGCAAGGAGCTGTGCGTCAGCAGCAGCCGGTGCTGGATGAAGCGAAGATGGGAGGAGAAGGCGAGCAGCGTCAGCTGCAGGGCAAGAGCAAGCGACAGGCCTGACTTGTTCTCACCTGTGCTTGTAGCCATGGACTGGCAGGAGTGCAC TTTACAAATCCTTGAAGATAAACCTGATCTTTCACGGTGGACTCTGAAGTACGAGGTCCTTGGGTGGGATGTAGAATTTTCTTGGCTTGCACGTAACATGACA AAAACCAATTGGCAATCTCTCCAAGGTCTTCCTAATAG GTTCCCCCACGGACGATGTCATAAAGATTAA
- the LOC110434318 gene encoding uncharacterized protein LOC110434318 isoform X3: MPSRSKELCVSSSRCWMKRRWEEKASSVSCRARASDRPDLFSPVLVAMDWQECTLQILEDKPDLSRWTLKYEVLGWDVEFSWLARNMTPIKNQKTNWQSLQGLPNRN; this comes from the exons ATGCCATCGCGGAGCAAGGAGCTGTGCGTCAGCAGCAGCCGGTGCTGGATGAAGCGAAGATGGGAGGAGAAGGCGAGCAGCGTCAGCTGCAGGGCAAGAGCAAGCGACAGGCCTGACTTGTTCTCACCTGTGCTTGTAGCCATGGACTGGCAGGAGTGCAC TTTACAAATCCTTGAAGATAAACCTGATCTTTCACGGTGGACTCTGAAGTACGAGGTCCTTGGGTGGGATGTAGAATTTTCTTGGCTTGCACGTAACATGACA CCTATTAAAAACCAGAAAACCAATTGGCAATCTCTCCAAGGTCTTCCTAATAG gaaCTAA
- the LOC8076252 gene encoding U6 snRNA phosphodiesterase, which produces MDALMASYASDSDSDGGEPAAVSGGAPEIPEPSALLPPPPLDLLQPPNFAGYSAMAQGGRVRSFPHVEGNYAVHVYIPVVIPSDAMKQLALSMKRAASLVPDLYAVDADYALSELCKDEQKLEKMLLSREFHVSLGRPVAIQVHQIDSFIAMLRQKFQTQQRYWMEFNKWEHFVNDDCTRSFLSLEVTRTGLPEIRKQILMVDEVYRLHGLPEFYTNPRPHISFVWALGDVSSKLKQAIKDIEKYQSSMSSLQKCNVRCKFSRVVCKVGKKVHDICKVAY; this is translated from the exons ATGGACGCGCTCATGGCGAGCTACGCGTCCGACTCCGACTCTGACGGCGGCGAGCCGGCTGCCGTCTCCGGAGGCGCCCCGGAGATCCCGGAGCCTTCGGCCTTGCTCCCACCACCTCCCCTCGACCTCCTCCAGCCCCCCAACTTCGCAG GTTACTCGGCGATGGCGCAGGGGGGTCGCGTCCGGAGCTTCCCCCATGTGGAAGGCAACTATGCTGTACATGTTTATATCCCTG TCGTCATACCTTCCGATGCGATGAAACAGCTGGCCCTTTCTATGAAAAGAGCTGCATCTCTTGTGCCGGATCTCTATGCTGTTGATGCAGACTATGCACTTTCTGAATTGTGCAAAGATGAACAGAAGCTTGAGAAAATGCTTCTGAGCAGGGAGTTTCATGTAAGCTTGGGAAGACCTGTTGCAATTCAGGTGCATCAGATTGACTCATTTATTGCAATGCTTCGCCAGAAGTTCCAGACACAACAACG GTACTGGATGGAGTTCAATAAATGGGAGCACTTTGTCAATGACGATTGCACACGGTCATTTCTTTCACTAGAAGTTACAAGAACTGGTTTGCCAGAG ATAAGGAAGCAGATACTTATGGTAGATGAAGTATATCGATTGCATGGTCTTCCTGAATTTTACACG AATCCACGGCCACATATATCATTCGTGTGGGCATTGGGTGATGTCAGCAGCAAACTAAAGCAGGCAATAAAGGACATTGAAAAATATCAGAGCAGTATGAGCTCATTGCAAAAATGTAACGTTCGATGCAAGTTCAGTCGTGTAGTTTGTAAAGTAGGTAAGAAGGTGCATGATATCTGTAAAGTTGCATATTGA
- the LOC8083723 gene encoding SNF2 domain-containing protein CLASSY 3 has protein sequence MIEESGRRVRPVKEEALDDLDCDWVRSAEAKRALVAVLPPGSSHAKRKRKRASSGRAKPDKRADGGVHALDRNSSASGAGHPTAWMSDDARSSRGVKSRESSRGVAGDRPGSAKKALVSSEESRGAPGKARSGGGARRERSTSVAPANWIGTSIGSRIRSRSRKQGTGQYSARVSSEDTGEDEVQEQKQKRVEDVESMDVDDDDDNNTNEAGNGIQKESEQDEALEGRSRQDSHALIDNEEEVGEKELSEEEEDDNQEESHSMYDGEGEQEEDASEEVEQEMDETGEEDEKELDGTGEEDEQELDGAGKAQPVTPSNTIAGSSMRSGGDDTRVFRRRVFEGICLPQKPRKTVGKGIGARTRSQRKCKDKKLLRRGTFSKPYNIDIPDSTSDSEEDIEPPAPQQGLLSSSEEGNITFGKRKHRRAIKNRRRKRPSTSSDEEYRVYARDGKDRPFRRLKKGLSKLQAGKEGCGRYVGSNPGHAKYNGPNGENQSNEQDGIFFKRTAHKIRMKKHGPVAKAAYDELLNSLFSGWEDHINDPDHAAAGNSLPLVFSFGDEDAEENIENDKYQEDLWRECDIAFESMDIGNGSEEDGLEIPPVEVTSCNNGQHEFIIDEQIGVRCKHCNVVDIEIRHVLPTLGKFSAERESAIDPELDKMLKEMLSVFEQNDVLVSNGHELPCNFGGHKAGSVWDLIPGVKETMFPHQQDAFEFLWTKLAGGTTIEQLKQTVKSDVGGGCVISHAPGTGKTRLAITFVQSYLEVFPRCRPVIIAPRGMLATWEKEFRKWKVKLPFHVLNSTEINWSEDKTIQEQVAKNGTFHRRLLTDKMDQNYRRLVKLGSWMNGTSIIGLSYSLFRKLANHEGMDGDKVRKLLLEKPGLLVLDEGHTPRNKKSLIWKVLERVSTEKRIILSGTLFQNNFEELKNTLRLVRTKEADGPKEADAVHLETDEGKDFWSSLRLNDITEADINEVRKKLDPIVHIHSGKFLQKSLPGLGESVVILNPLPYQKEVIATMEKTVATTGLDEEYKISIASIHPSLLASAKLSEQEESILDIPKLESLRSRPSEGVKTRFVLEIVRLCEALNERVLVFSQYLGPLSLIMEQLKAKFNWAEGKEILLMSGKVPVKNRQTMMEVFNDMKSKAKVMLASTKACCEGITLIGASRVVLLDVVWNPSVGRQAIGRAYRIGQEKIVYTYNLIAQGTREKSKYDTQAKKEHMSKLLFSKEPEHGECNLPPELTFNDRVLEEMTAREDLKELFVKIYVDNQTDGSRGEMEKNNTCPQD, from the exons ATGATCGAGGAGAGCGGCCGTCGCGTGAGGCCCGTCAAGGAGGAGGCTCTCGACGACTTGGACTGCGATTGGGTTCGTTCAGCGGAGGCGAAGCGCGCCTTGGTGGCGGTTCTGCCCCCCGGAAGCTCTCACGCGAAGAGGAAGCGGAAGAGAGCATCGTCCGGCAGAGCCAAGCCCGACAAGCGCGCCGACGGCGGCGTTCACGCGTTGGACCGGAATTCGAGCGCTTCAGGGGCTGGTCATCCCACGGCGTGGATGTCCGACGACGCCAGGAGCTCCAGGGGTGTGAAGAGCAGAGAGTCAAGCAGAGGAGTCGCGGGTGACCGGCCGGGTTCGGCCAAGAAGGCCCTCGTGTCCAGCGAAGAATCCAGGGGTGCACCGGGAAAAGCGAGGAGTGGAGGAGGTGCGAGAAGGGAGAGGAGCACTAGTGTGGCACCGGCGAACTGGATCGGCACCAGCATTGGGTCGCGGATCCGGTCAAGGTCGCggaagcaggggacagggcagtACTCTGCTCGAGTGTCGTCCGAGGATACAGGGGAGGACGAAGTGCAGGAGCAGAAGCAGAAGAGAGTGGAAGATGTGGAGTCCATGGACgtagatgacgacgacgacaacaACACCAATGAGGCTGGCAATGGCATACAGAAAGAGAGTGAGCAGGACGAGGCTTTGGAGGGAAGGAGCAGGCAGGATAGCCATGCTTTGATTGATAATGAGGAGGAGGTGGGGGAAAAGGAATTGTCGGAAGAGGAGGAAGATGACaatcaagaagaaagccatAGCATGTACGATGGCGAAGGTGAACAAGAAGAGGATGCATCTGAAGAGGTTGAGCAGGAAATGGATGAAACAGGGGAGGAGGACGAAAAGGAACTGGATGGAACTGGGGAGGAGGACGAACAGGAACTGGATGGAGCAGGGAAGGCGCAGCCAGTCACGCCTAGCAACACCATTGCAGGTAGCAGTATGAGATCAGGAGGCGATGACACACGAGTCTTCAGGAGGAGGGTTTTTGAGGGCATATGTTTGCCTCAGAAGCCACGCAAGACTGTTGGCAAGGGCATTGGAGCGAGGACGCGATCACAGCGAAAATGCAAGGACAAAAAACTGCTCAGACGTGGAACTTTCAGTAAACCCTACAATATTGATATTCCAGACTCGACCTCTGATTCTGAAGAAGATATTGAGCCACCAGCGCCACAGCAAGGACTGCTTTCATCAAGTGAGGAAGGCAACATAACTTTTGGCAAAAGGAAGCACAGAAGAGCAATAAAAAACAGACGGCGCAAGAGACCGAGTACCAGTAGTGACGAGGAGTACAGAGTATATGCTAGGGACGGCAAAGATAGGCCTTTTCGGAGGCTGAAGAAGGGGCTATCCAAACTTCAGGCTGGCAAGGAAGGTTGCGGAAGGTATGTTGGTTCAAATCCTGGGCATGCCAAATACAATGGTCCAAATGGCGAGAACCAGTCCAATGAACAGGATGGTATTTTCTTCAAAAGAACGGCACATAAGATTCGAATGAAGAAGCACGGTCCAGTAGCGAAAGCTGCATATGACGAACTCCTTAATTCCTTGTTCTCTGGCTGGGAGGATCATATAAATGATCCTGATCATGCAGCAGCTGGAAATAGTTTACCTTTGGTATTCTCATTCGGAGATGAGGATGCAGAAGAGAATATAGAAAACGACAAGTATCAAGAAGACCTGTGGAGGGAATGCGACATTGCTTTTGAATCCATGGATATTGGTAACGGCTCTGAAGAG GATGGGCTAGAAATACCTCCAGTGGAAGTAACTTCTTGCAATAATGGGCAGCATGAATTCATTATTGACGAACAAATAGGAGTTCGGTGCAAGCATTGCAATGTTGTCGATATCGAAATCCGACATGTACTGCCTACTTTG GGGAAATTTTCTGCAGAAAGGGAATCAGCAATCGACCCTGAGTTGGACAAGATGCTTAAGGAAATGCTCAGTGTTTTTGAACAAAATGATGTGCTGGTATCAAATGGACATGAACTACCTTGTAATTTTGGTGGTCACAAAGCTGGTTCAGTCTGGGATCTCATTCCTGGAGTCAAGGAAACTATGTTCCCGCACCAGCAGGATGCATTTGAGTTCTTGTGGACGAAGCTTGCAGGAGGTACTACAATTGAACAGCTAAAGCAAACCGTAAAATCTGATGTTGGAGGTGGTTGTGTGATTTCTCATGCACCTGGGACGGGAAAGACACGACTAGCAATCACATTTGTTCAATCCTACCTTGAGGTTTTCCCACGCTGTCGCCCGGTTATCATTGCCCCCAGGGGGATGTTAGCGACATGGGAGAAGGAGTTCAGGAAATGGAAGGTAAAGCTCCCTTTTCATGTACTGAATTCCACTGAGATCAACTGGAGTGAAGACAAGACCATCCAAGAACAGGTTGCCAAGAATGGAACTTTTCATCGAAGGCTGCTGACAGATAAAATGGATCAAAATTATAGGCGATTGGTGAAGTTAGGGTCCTGGATGAATGGTACCAGTATAATCGGTTTGAGCTACTCGCTTTTTAGGAAGCTAGCTAATCATGAAGGCATGGACGGGGATAAGGTGAGGAAGCTGCTGCTTGAGAAACCTGGCTTGCTTGTCCTTGATGAAGGGCACACACCAAGGAACAAGAAGAGTCTTATCTGGAAGGTTCTTGAAAGGGTTTCCACTGAAAAGAGAATAATTCTATCGGGCACTCTATTCCAAAACAACTTTGAGGAGCTCAAAAACACCTTGCGCCTTGTCAGGACAAAGGAGGCAGATGGGCCAAAGGAGGCAGATGCAGTGCATCTAGAGACGGACGAGGGCAAAGATTTCTGGTCTTCATTGAGACTGAATGACATCACAGAGGCAGACATAAATGAAGTGAGGAAAAAATTGGACCCTATTGTCCACATTCACAGTGGCAAATTTCTTCAGAAGTCTCTCCCAGGTCTGGGAGAATCCGTGGTGATTCTGAACCCTCTTCCTTATCAGAAAGAAGTCATCGCAACTATGGAGAAGACTGTGGCAACGACGGGTCTTGATGAGGAATACAAAATCTCGATTGCATCAATACATCCCTCCCTCCTTGCCAGTGCAAAATTGTCTGAACAAGAGGAATCTATCTTGGACATACCTAAGCTAGAGAGTTTACGCTCCCGTCCATCTGAAGGGGTTAAGACGAGGTTTGTTTTGGAGATTGTCCGTCTGTGTGAAGCGCTAAATGAACGGGTGCTAGTGTTCAGTCAATATCTTGGACCATTGTCGTTGATCATGGAGCAGCTGAAAGCAAAGTTCAATTGGGCTGAAGGCAAAGAGATCCTGCTAATGAGTGGAAAAGTTCCTGTTAAAAATCGCCAAACCATGATGGAGGTCTTCAATGACATGAAAAGCAAGGCCAAGGTAATGCTTGCATCAACGAAGGCATGCTGTGAAGGCATTACACTTATCGGGGCATCACGTGTGGTTCTACTTGATGTTGTGTGGAACCCCTCTGTTGGAAGGCAAGCGATTGGCCGAGCTTACAGAATTGGTCAGGAAAAGATTGTGTACACATACAATCTAATTGCACAAGGAACAAGAGAGAAGAGCAAATATGACACACAAGCTAAGAAGGAGCACATGTCTAAATTGCTCTTTTCAAAAGAACCAGAGCATGGAGAATGCAACTTGCCTCCAGAACTGACGTTCAATGATAGGGTTTTGGAAGAAATGACTGCACGTGAAGACCTCAAAGAATTGTTTGTAAAGATTTATGTTGACAATCAAACTGATGGGTCACGTG GAGAGATGGAGAAGAACAATACATGTCCGCAGGACTAA